One window from the genome of Epinephelus fuscoguttatus linkage group LG3, E.fuscoguttatus.final_Chr_v1 encodes:
- the LOC125886066 gene encoding PDZ and LIM domain protein 3-like, with protein sequence MPVTVVLDGPAPWGFRLTGGKDFNQPLTISRITPGSKAAIANLCAGDVIVAIEGVPAADMLHCEAQNKIKESTSQLSLTVERNESRLWSPRVVEDGKSHPYKLNLEAEQQEYKPIGTAHNRKAQPFIAAANIDDTHQVVSTAYNTPIGLYSTGNIQDAMEGQIRGLVLPKPVSPRTLTSIEDSDVYQMLQKDQEEPQEPRQSGSFKALQEFIDSDGTRPIVTRTVKAPTTKPTAPTGNLQKLPVCDKCGNGIVGTVVKARDKYRHPGCFVCSDCDVNLKQKGYFFVEGQLYCETHARARMRPPEGHDLITTFPSA encoded by the exons ATCACTCCCGGCAGTAAGGCAGCCATAGCCAACTTGTGCGCCGGTGATGTCATTGTGGCCATCGAGGGAGTCCCGGCCGCAGACATGCTGCACTGTGAAGCCCAGAACAAGATAAAAGAGTCGACCAGCCAGCTCAGTCTCACTGTTGAAAG AAATGAATCAAGACTGTGGTCACCACGTGTCGTGGAGGATGGTAAAAGTCACCCATACAAACTGAACCTGGAAGCAGAACAGCAG GAATATAAACCAATTGGCACAGCTCACAACCGGAAAGCTCAGCCGTTCATTGCGGCAGCGAACATCGATGACACCCATCAGGTGGTCAGTACGGCCTACAACACTCCCATAGGCCTCTACTCCACAGGCAACATCCAGGACGCCATGGAAGGCCAGATCCGAGGTCTGGTTTTACCCAAGCCTGTGAG CCCCAGGACTTTGACCAGCATCGAGGATTCTGACGTGTACCAGATGTTACAGAAAGACCAGGAGGAGCCCCAGGAGCCTCGGCAGTCTGGCTCATTCAAAGCCCTGCAGGAATTTATTGACAGTGATG GCACTCGTCCCATTGTGACCAGGACAGTGAAAGCCCCCACAACCAAACCAACTGCGCCCACAGGAAACCTGCAGAAACTGCCCGTCTGTGACAAGTGTGGGAATGGGATTGT CGGGACAGTGGTGAAGGCACGAGACAAATACCGTCACCCTGGTTGCTTTGTGTGCTCCGACTGTGACGTCAACCTCAAACAGAAGGGCTATTTCTTTGTGGAGGGGCAGCTGTACTGTGAGACTCACGCTCGTGCTAGAATGAGACCACCAGAGGGACACGACCTGATCACGACTTTCCCTTCTGCATAG